A window from Pseudomonas sp. MRSN 12121 encodes these proteins:
- a CDS encoding DUF1127 domain-containing protein produces MNHLPGRTAPLSLSLPQTSIWKRWYRALCQIQQNARTRRVLAGLNDQQLADVGISHSDRLAELDKPFWR; encoded by the coding sequence ATGAATCACTTACCAGGACGTACCGCACCTCTCAGCCTCTCCCTTCCCCAGACAAGTATCTGGAAACGCTGGTACCGCGCCTTGTGCCAGATACAGCAGAACGCCCGAACACGACGCGTACTGGCCGGGCTCAACGATCAGCAACTCGCCGATGTCGGCATCAGCCACAGCGACCGCCTGGCCGAGCTGGACAAGCCTTTCTGGCGCTAG
- a CDS encoding pitrilysin family protein, whose product MRCLLFACLLLGSAHSFALDRFQVEGYMLPNGLQLLLKPGNERGHVAIRLVVGVGLDDFACADKELPHLLEHLLFSGIDASGEGGLEERMQALGGEWNAYTSNADTTFVIEAPAKNQRKVLDLLLALLTRTRLDDKALQTAKRVVEREDGGHYSHLQRWLDRQDLGHTASNQLAVELGLKCAERAEVDSLTLEQLEQLRRDWYAPNNMTLIVVGDLDRLLPAYLERSYGELAPVEPSEHQGLPDIQQTAAAERNLVQGWVGDSAKLHWLFPEPTLDQQHDETFDLLKDYLDWALYRQLRLEHELSYGPSSEREVFGGVGFLSLNADLARGDVPLARRLIDELKTQLLKDGLDPATFARLKQAAIARQAWAVQGNSALADYYWGALSDYQDGHFADPAKRLHAVSLKQADLALRKLLDQPGYLRIEKPLLSYAALSGLILGALALMVFALAGWRAYRKRAHA is encoded by the coding sequence ATGCGTTGCCTGTTGTTCGCCTGCCTGCTGCTCGGCTCAGCTCATTCGTTTGCCCTGGATCGCTTCCAGGTCGAAGGCTACATGCTGCCCAACGGCCTGCAACTGCTGCTCAAGCCGGGCAACGAGCGCGGCCATGTGGCGATTCGCCTGGTCGTCGGGGTGGGGCTCGACGATTTCGCCTGCGCCGACAAGGAGCTGCCGCACCTGCTCGAGCACTTGCTGTTCAGCGGCATCGACGCCAGCGGCGAGGGCGGGCTGGAGGAGCGCATGCAAGCCCTGGGAGGCGAATGGAACGCCTACACCAGCAATGCCGACACCACCTTCGTCATCGAGGCGCCGGCGAAAAACCAGCGCAAGGTGCTGGACCTGCTGCTGGCCCTGCTGACCCGCACCCGGCTCGACGACAAGGCGCTGCAAACCGCGAAACGGGTGGTCGAGCGTGAAGACGGCGGGCATTACTCCCACTTGCAGCGCTGGCTGGACCGCCAGGACCTCGGCCATACGGCCAGCAACCAGCTGGCGGTGGAGCTGGGCCTCAAATGCGCCGAACGGGCCGAAGTCGACTCGCTGACCCTCGAACAACTGGAGCAACTGCGCCGGGACTGGTACGCCCCGAACAACATGACCCTGATTGTCGTCGGCGACCTCGATCGCCTGCTGCCAGCCTACCTGGAGCGCAGCTATGGCGAACTGGCGCCGGTGGAGCCCAGCGAACACCAGGGCCTGCCGGACATCCAGCAGACCGCCGCCGCCGAGCGCAACCTGGTCCAAGGCTGGGTCGGCGACAGCGCCAAACTGCATTGGCTGTTCCCCGAGCCGACCCTCGACCAGCAGCACGATGAAACCTTCGACCTGCTCAAGGACTATCTCGACTGGGCGCTGTACCGCCAGTTGCGCCTCGAGCATGAGCTGTCTTACGGCCCGTCGAGCGAGCGCGAGGTGTTCGGCGGCGTCGGCTTTCTCAGCCTGAATGCCGATCTTGCGCGCGGGGACGTGCCCCTGGCCCGGCGCCTGATCGACGAGCTGAAGACGCAACTGCTCAAGGACGGCCTGGACCCCGCCACCTTCGCTCGCCTGAAACAGGCCGCCATTGCCCGCCAGGCCTGGGCGGTGCAGGGCAACAGCGCGCTGGCGGACTACTACTGGGGTGCGTTGAGCGACTACCAGGACGGGCATTTCGCCGACCCGGCCAAGCGCCTGCACGCCGTCAGTCTGAAACAGGCCGACCTGGCCCTGCGCAAACTGCTGGATCAACCCGGTTATCTGCGTATCGAAAAGCCGCTGCTGAGCTACGCCGCCTTGAGTGGGCTGATCCTCGGCGCCCTGGCGCTGATGGTTTTCGCTCTGGCCGGATGGCGCGCTTATCGCAAACGAGCGCATGCCTGA
- a CDS encoding CitMHS family transporter, translated as MLTFLGFAMVITFMFLIMTKRLSALIALIIVPILFALFGGFAPKIGPMMLEGITKLAPTGVMLMFAILYFALMIDSGLFDPAVRKILKLVKGDPLKVSVGTAVLALVVSLDGDGATTYMICVAAMLPLYSRIGMSPRIMAGLIILAGGVMNMTPWGGPTARAASALHVDPSDIFVPMIPAMLAGVVAILAIAYMYGKRERARLGELHLQGDEIDHSEISVSQFPDARRPKLIWFNGALTFALMCALIAGLLPLPVLFMVAFSIAMIVNYPCLQQQKDRVAAHAGSVLSVVGLIFAAGIFTGILTGTGMVDAMSKSLLAVIPNALGPYLAVITALVSMPFTFFMSNDAFYYGVLPVLAEAASHYGITAVEMARASIVGQPVHLLSPLVPSTYLLVALAGIEFGDHQRFTLKWAVLVCLCIMFAALLMGIFPLFSTL; from the coding sequence ATGCTGACTTTCCTTGGCTTCGCCATGGTCATCACGTTCATGTTCCTGATCATGACCAAGCGCCTGTCCGCGCTGATCGCCCTGATCATCGTTCCAATCCTGTTCGCGCTGTTCGGCGGCTTCGCACCGAAGATCGGCCCGATGATGCTCGAAGGCATCACCAAGCTGGCACCGACCGGCGTGATGCTGATGTTCGCCATCCTGTACTTCGCCCTGATGATCGACTCCGGCCTGTTCGACCCGGCCGTGCGCAAGATCCTCAAGCTGGTCAAGGGCGACCCGCTGAAGGTTTCGGTCGGCACCGCCGTGCTGGCCCTCGTGGTGTCGCTGGACGGTGACGGCGCCACCACCTACATGATCTGCGTGGCGGCCATGCTGCCGCTGTACAGCCGCATCGGCATGAGCCCGCGGATCATGGCCGGCCTGATCATCCTGGCCGGCGGCGTGATGAACATGACCCCCTGGGGCGGCCCGACTGCCCGTGCCGCCAGTGCGCTGCACGTCGACCCGTCGGACATCTTCGTGCCGATGATCCCGGCGATGCTGGCCGGCGTGGTCGCGATCCTGGCGATCGCCTATATGTACGGCAAGCGTGAGCGGGCGCGCCTGGGTGAACTGCACCTGCAGGGCGACGAGATCGACCATAGCGAAATCAGCGTTTCGCAGTTCCCGGATGCCCGTCGTCCGAAGCTGATCTGGTTCAACGGTGCCCTGACCTTCGCCCTGATGTGCGCGCTGATCGCCGGCCTGCTGCCGCTGCCCGTGCTGTTCATGGTGGCCTTCAGTATCGCGATGATCGTCAACTACCCGTGCCTGCAACAGCAGAAGGACCGCGTCGCGGCCCATGCCGGCAGCGTGCTGTCGGTGGTGGGGCTGATCTTCGCCGCCGGTATCTTCACCGGCATCCTGACCGGTACCGGCATGGTCGACGCCATGTCGAAAAGCCTGCTGGCGGTGATTCCTAACGCCCTGGGCCCGTACCTGGCGGTGATTACCGCGCTGGTGAGCATGCCGTTCACCTTCTTCATGTCCAACGATGCGTTCTACTACGGGGTATTGCCGGTGCTCGCCGAAGCCGCCAGCCACTACGGCATCACCGCGGTGGAAATGGCCCGTGCCTCGATCGTCGGCCAGCCCGTCCATCTGCTCAGCCCGCTGGTCCCTTCGACCTACCTGCTGGTGGCCCTGGCCGGTATCGAATTCGGCGACCACCAACGCTTTACCCTCAAGTGGGCAGTGCTGGTTTGCCTATGCATAATGTTCGCCGCCTTGCTGATGGGGATCTTTCCGCTGTTCAGCACTCTATAA
- a CDS encoding DUF2388 domain-containing protein, translating to MSRLRLLSAAALLALASNAHASSFIVTTDAVVGALKATSDATSDVTSSFRDNKIVRAARDDAASFVATDGVIRGVKLESAFDHIRQQLPQLSATDAQLAQAILTI from the coding sequence ATGTCCCGTCTTCGCCTGCTCAGCGCTGCAGCCTTGCTGGCCTTGGCATCCAACGCCCATGCATCGAGCTTTATCGTGACCACCGACGCCGTAGTCGGCGCGCTCAAGGCCACTTCCGATGCGACGTCCGACGTCACGTCTTCGTTCCGTGATAACAAAATCGTGCGCGCCGCTCGTGACGACGCCGCCAGCTTCGTCGCCACCGATGGCGTCATTCGTGGCGTGAAACTGGAAAGCGCCTTTGATCACATCCGCCAACAGTTGCCACAACTGAGCGCTACCGATGCTCAGCTCGCCCAGGCCATCCTGACGATCTGA
- a CDS encoding DUF2388 domain-containing protein: MRFFRSLLSVSLLIPMCWTGSASAFDLSTEGLVVSGYATSKVTSAPFERKRLLAAQDDAAAFIATDGDLRGARLESALKYLRKTQPQLHAGDLELAQAILVQ, encoded by the coding sequence ATGCGTTTTTTCAGATCCTTGCTTAGTGTTTCCCTGTTGATCCCTATGTGCTGGACAGGCTCGGCCAGTGCTTTCGACCTGAGCACAGAAGGCCTGGTCGTCAGCGGTTATGCCACCAGCAAGGTGACCTCCGCGCCTTTCGAGCGCAAACGGCTGCTGGCGGCTCAGGACGACGCCGCGGCGTTCATCGCCACCGACGGCGATCTACGCGGAGCCCGACTGGAATCAGCCCTGAAATACCTGCGTAAAACCCAGCCACAACTTCATGCCGGCGACCTTGAACTGGCGCAGGCAATTCTCGTCCAATAG
- a CDS encoding acetyl-CoA hydrolase/transferase family protein, with protein MYRDRIRLPSLLDKVMSAADAAALIQDGMTVGMSGFTRAGEAKAVPHALAERAKVTPLKISLMTGASLGNDLDKQLTEAGVLARRMPFQVDSTLRKAINAGEVMFIDQHLSETVEQLRNQQLKLPDIAVIEAVAITEQGHIVPTTSVGNSASFAIFAKHVIVEINLAHNPNLEGLHDIYIPTYRPTRTPIPLVKVDDRIGSTAIPIPAEKIVAIVITNQADSPSTVSTPDSETQGIANHLISFFKQEVDAGRMSNKLGPLQAGIGNIANAVMCGLIESPFEELTMYSEVLQDSTFDLIDAGKLSFASGSSITLSSRRNADVFGNLERYKDKLVLRPQEISNHPEVVRRLGIIGINTALEFDIYGNVNSTHVCGTRMMNGIGGSGDFARNAHLAIFVTKSIAKGGAISSVVPMVSHVDHTEHDVDILVTEIGLADLRGLAPRERARAIIDNCVHPDYRQALNDYFTAACAVGGHTPHILRDALRWHINLEETGRMLAV; from the coding sequence ATGTACCGTGATCGTATCCGCTTGCCTTCGTTGTTGGATAAGGTAATGAGCGCCGCCGACGCTGCCGCTCTGATTCAGGACGGCATGACCGTCGGCATGAGCGGCTTCACCCGCGCCGGTGAAGCCAAGGCCGTGCCCCACGCATTGGCCGAGCGCGCCAAGGTAACCCCGCTGAAAATCAGCCTGATGACTGGCGCCAGCCTGGGCAACGACCTCGACAAGCAACTCACCGAGGCCGGCGTCCTGGCCCGGCGCATGCCATTCCAGGTCGACAGCACCCTGCGCAAGGCAATCAACGCCGGCGAGGTGATGTTCATCGACCAGCATCTGTCGGAAACCGTGGAACAACTGCGCAACCAGCAGCTCAAGCTGCCGGACATCGCCGTCATCGAAGCCGTGGCGATTACCGAGCAGGGCCATATCGTACCGACCACTTCGGTGGGCAACTCCGCCAGCTTCGCGATTTTCGCCAAGCACGTGATCGTCGAGATCAACCTGGCGCACAACCCGAACCTGGAAGGCCTGCACGACATCTATATCCCGACCTACCGGCCGACCCGCACACCGATCCCGCTGGTGAAGGTCGATGATCGTATCGGCAGCACCGCCATCCCGATCCCGGCGGAAAAGATCGTCGCGATCGTCATCACCAACCAGGCCGACTCGCCATCCACCGTTTCGACACCAGACAGCGAAACCCAGGGGATCGCCAACCACCTGATCAGCTTCTTCAAGCAGGAAGTGGATGCCGGCCGCATGAGCAACAAGCTCGGCCCGCTCCAGGCTGGCATCGGCAATATCGCCAACGCGGTGATGTGTGGCCTGATCGAATCGCCGTTCGAAGAACTGACCATGTATTCCGAAGTACTGCAGGACTCGACGTTCGACCTGATCGACGCCGGCAAGCTGAGCTTCGCCTCGGGCAGTTCGATCACCTTGTCGAGCCGGCGCAACGCCGATGTGTTCGGCAACCTGGAGCGCTACAAGGACAAGCTGGTGCTGCGTCCGCAGGAAATCTCCAACCATCCGGAAGTGGTGCGCCGCCTGGGCATCATCGGCATCAATACCGCTCTGGAATTCGATATCTACGGCAACGTCAATTCCACCCATGTCTGCGGCACGCGGATGATGAACGGCATCGGCGGCTCGGGGGACTTCGCTCGCAACGCGCACCTGGCGATCTTCGTCACCAAGTCCATTGCCAAGGGTGGGGCGATTTCCAGCGTGGTGCCGATGGTCAGCCACGTCGACCACACCGAACACGACGTCGATATCCTGGTCACCGAAATCGGCCTGGCCGATCTTCGCGGGCTGGCCCCGCGGGAACGGGCCCGGGCGATCATCGACAATTGCGTACACCCGGACTATCGCCAGGCGCTGAATGACTATTTCACCGCGGCTTGCGCCGTAGGCGGCCATACGCCGCACATTCTGCGGGACGCCCTGCGCTGGCACATCAATCTGGAAGAAACCGGGCGCATGCTCGCCGTCTGA
- a CDS encoding DUF1127 domain-containing protein, which produces MERTLSSELFFEDKAAKTQASMPMRVLANLMLWQRRISSRHQLARLDSRLLADAGISEAQRYEELSKPFWR; this is translated from the coding sequence ATGGAACGTACACTCAGTTCCGAACTGTTCTTCGAAGACAAAGCTGCAAAAACCCAGGCTTCCATGCCTATGCGCGTTCTCGCCAACCTGATGCTGTGGCAGCGCCGCATCTCCAGCCGCCACCAGCTGGCTCGCCTGGATTCGCGTCTGCTGGCTGACGCAGGTATCAGCGAAGCTCAACGCTACGAAGAGCTGAGCAAGCCGTTCTGGCGCTAA
- a CDS encoding TerC family protein gives MEWLTNPEIWVAFFTLTALEIVLGIDNIIMISILVSRMPKHMQARTRIFGLALAMVTRILLLLSITWVMRLTADLFEVFGQGISGRDLILFFGGLFLLWKSSQEMYHALEGEDETADEPGGKGGNFFYTIIQIAIIDIVFSLDSVITAVGMVSHVPVMVAAIIVAVLVMMLASGTISEFIDKHPSLKMLALSFLLVVGTVLIAEAFDVHVPKGYVYFAMGFSLAVEAINIKMRTAIAKKKKQQDPVKLRKDIPGQ, from the coding sequence ATGGAATGGCTGACCAACCCGGAAATCTGGGTTGCCTTCTTTACCCTGACCGCCCTCGAAATCGTTCTGGGTATCGATAACATCATCATGATCTCGATCCTGGTCAGCCGCATGCCCAAACACATGCAGGCCCGCACCCGGATTTTCGGCCTGGCGCTGGCCATGGTCACGCGGATCCTGTTGCTGCTGTCGATCACCTGGGTCATGCGCCTGACCGCCGACCTATTCGAAGTCTTCGGCCAGGGCATTTCCGGGCGCGACCTGATCCTGTTCTTCGGTGGCCTGTTCCTGCTCTGGAAGAGCTCCCAGGAGATGTACCACGCCCTGGAAGGCGAGGACGAAACCGCCGATGAGCCAGGCGGCAAGGGCGGCAACTTCTTCTACACCATCATCCAGATCGCGATCATCGACATCGTGTTCTCCCTGGACTCGGTGATCACCGCCGTCGGCATGGTGTCCCACGTGCCGGTCATGGTCGCTGCGATCATCGTCGCCGTGCTGGTGATGATGCTGGCTTCGGGCACCATCAGCGAGTTCATCGACAAGCACCCGTCGCTGAAGATGCTGGCGCTGTCGTTCCTGCTGGTGGTCGGTACCGTGCTGATTGCCGAGGCGTTCGACGTCCATGTGCCAAAAGGCTACGTCTACTTCGCCATGGGCTTCTCGCTGGCGGTGGAGGCGATCAACATCAAGATGCGCACCGCCATCGCGAAAAAGAAGAAGCAGCAAGACCCGGTGAAACTGCGCAAGGACATCCCGGGTCAATAA
- a CDS encoding DUF4105 domain-containing protein yields the protein MRSLAAWLLSAALLLVGNSAQADLQLRLKTDGLTPDQQRASQALLDEAMQALPPRFIQQLDRRIDVGWTDDMPHNAYGQAALVDELDLNRNLLAGLTDGSAATQKTNRPHGTVRREMLATVLHELTHIYDRSRLWSSAERTLIQRCSRQYSSSGLIGLPDQCRGQTERRFTLSDDPRLLDLAGWPQYVGRRGEREQYNRQIARSPDLYETTNPKEFVAVNMEYFLLDPSYACRRPALYRYYQEHFGWAPKAKDSCARSFAFLNAGNDFAKQPLGQVDPERVYAVDYLLAEANQNWVSRWGHSMLRLVICAPGRPRGPDCRLDLDQHLVLSYRAFVGDVQLSSWDGLVGKYPSRLFILPLAQVIDEYTKTELRSLASVPLNLSRSEIEEVVEHAAEMHWSYDGNYYFLSNNCAVESLKLLRSGSNNAQLTGLDSIMPNGLLEVLKARGLADTSVLDDPREALRLGYRFDSFRDRYQAMFEVLKKHLPIKQNSVEDWLSLSAEERRQWFDQADLRTSAALLLLEQASFRRQLLLAQDEVKQRYLGARELQNGGMDKANQTLREILANSGFLSRPAELLGSSGYGLPQPSEWQRLEAESSLRQKQLQALTGDLDKEARALLEPQRAAEIAANEANLKQVGEHLRALHKAAGGLELP from the coding sequence GTGAGGTCGCTCGCTGCCTGGCTGCTGAGCGCGGCGCTGTTGCTCGTGGGCAACAGCGCTCAAGCAGACCTGCAACTGCGGCTCAAGACCGATGGCCTGACCCCGGACCAGCAACGCGCCAGCCAGGCCCTGCTGGATGAAGCGATGCAGGCGCTGCCACCGCGCTTCATCCAGCAGCTGGACCGCCGCATCGATGTCGGCTGGACTGACGACATGCCCCATAACGCCTATGGGCAAGCAGCGTTGGTCGACGAACTCGATCTCAACCGCAATCTGCTGGCCGGCCTAACCGATGGCAGTGCGGCCACCCAGAAAACCAACCGCCCCCATGGCACCGTGCGCCGGGAAATGCTCGCCACTGTGCTGCATGAACTCACCCATATCTACGACCGCTCGCGCCTGTGGTCGAGCGCCGAACGCACGCTGATCCAGCGCTGCAGCCGCCAGTACAGTTCCTCCGGGCTGATCGGCCTGCCGGACCAGTGTCGCGGCCAGACCGAGCGACGTTTCACCCTCAGCGACGATCCGCGCCTGCTCGACCTCGCCGGCTGGCCGCAATACGTCGGGCGCCGGGGCGAGCGCGAGCAATACAACCGCCAGATCGCCCGCAGCCCGGACCTCTACGAAACGACCAACCCGAAAGAGTTCGTCGCGGTGAATATGGAGTACTTCCTCCTGGATCCGAGCTACGCCTGCCGCCGGCCGGCACTGTACCGCTACTACCAGGAGCATTTCGGCTGGGCGCCGAAGGCCAAGGACAGTTGTGCCCGGTCCTTCGCCTTCCTCAACGCCGGAAACGATTTCGCCAAGCAGCCGCTGGGGCAGGTCGACCCCGAACGGGTCTATGCCGTGGACTACCTGCTGGCCGAGGCCAACCAGAACTGGGTCAGCCGCTGGGGGCACAGCATGCTGCGCCTGGTGATCTGCGCACCTGGCCGGCCTCGCGGACCGGATTGCCGGCTGGACCTCGACCAGCACCTGGTGCTGTCTTATCGCGCCTTCGTCGGCGATGTGCAGCTGTCGAGCTGGGACGGCCTGGTCGGCAAGTACCCCTCGCGGCTGTTTATCCTGCCCCTGGCCCAGGTCATCGATGAGTACACCAAGACCGAGCTGCGCAGCCTGGCGTCGGTGCCGCTGAACCTGTCACGCAGCGAGATCGAGGAAGTGGTCGAGCACGCGGCCGAGATGCACTGGAGCTACGACGGCAACTATTACTTCCTGTCCAACAACTGTGCGGTGGAAAGCCTGAAACTGCTGCGCAGCGGCAGCAACAACGCCCAGCTCACCGGCCTGGACAGCATCATGCCCAACGGCCTGCTGGAAGTGCTCAAGGCCCGTGGCCTGGCCGATACCAGCGTGCTGGACGATCCGCGCGAAGCCTTGCGCCTGGGCTATCGCTTCGATTCTTTCCGCGACCGCTACCAGGCCATGTTCGAGGTGCTGAAGAAGCACTTGCCGATCAAGCAGAACAGCGTGGAAGACTGGCTGTCGCTGAGCGCCGAGGAGCGGCGCCAGTGGTTCGACCAGGCGGACCTGCGCACCAGCGCCGCCTTGCTGCTGCTCGAACAGGCGAGCTTCCGGCGCCAGTTGCTGCTGGCCCAGGATGAGGTCAAGCAACGTTACCTGGGCGCCCGCGAGTTGCAGAACGGTGGCATGGACAAGGCCAACCAGACCCTGCGGGAAATCCTCGCCAACAGTGGTTTCCTCAGTCGCCCCGCGGAACTGCTGGGGAGCAGCGGCTACGGCTTGCCGCAGCCCAGCGAATGGCAGCGCCTGGAAGCGGAAAGCAGCCTGCGGCAGAAACAGCTGCAAGCCCTGACCGGCGACCTGGACAAGGAAGCACGCGCCTTGCTGGAGCCCCAGCGCGCCGCCGAGATCGCCGCCAACGAAGCCAACCTGAAACAGGTCGGCGAACACCTGCGCGCCCTGCACAAGGCGGCGGGCGGGCTGGAACTGCCCTGA
- a CDS encoding Na/Pi cotransporter family protein, with protein sequence MLTLLNLLSAVALLVWGTHIVRTGILRVYGTNLRHVIGQNMARRPLAFVAGILVTAMVQSSNATAMLVTSFVGQGLMALTPALATMLGADVGTALMARVLTFDLSWLSPLLIFLGVIFFLSRKQTRAGQLGRVGIGLGLIILALQLIVEAATPITHAQGVKVLFASLTGDILLDALMGALFAMISYSSLAAVLLTATLAGAGVISLPVAIGLVIGANIGSGVLAFLSTNMQNAAGRQVALGSLLYKLIGLLLIIPVLDPLARWMDSLDFSPQEVVIGFHLLYNTLRCLILLPTVGPMAKVCAWLLPERPETNGRAKPRHLDPTALATPSLALANAARETLRIGDLIDSMLEAMLDVLRGKQTAITQEMRSLNEDVEVLYSAIKLYLAQMPREDLGEQDSRRWAEIIELAINLKLASDLIDRMLRKVQQQKTAQRRSFSEVGLEELAGLHEQLLANLRLGLSVFLSADPESARQLLREKRRFRAQERRLAHAHVSRLQRKIVQSIETSSLHLELIADMKRLNSLFCGSAYVVLGTSETGALAVDDMADITHSP encoded by the coding sequence ATGCTCACCCTGCTCAATCTGCTCTCCGCAGTGGCCTTGCTGGTCTGGGGCACGCACATCGTCCGCACCGGTATCCTGCGGGTCTACGGCACCAACCTGCGGCACGTCATCGGCCAGAACATGGCCAGGCGTCCGCTGGCGTTCGTCGCCGGCATCCTGGTCACCGCCATGGTCCAGAGCAGCAACGCCACGGCCATGCTGGTCACCTCGTTCGTCGGCCAGGGCCTGATGGCGCTGACACCCGCCCTGGCGACCATGCTCGGCGCCGATGTCGGTACCGCGCTGATGGCGCGGGTGCTGACCTTCGACCTGTCCTGGCTGTCGCCGCTGCTGATCTTCCTCGGGGTAATCTTCTTCCTGTCGCGCAAACAGACCCGGGCCGGTCAGCTCGGACGGGTGGGAATCGGCCTGGGGCTGATCATCCTGGCGCTGCAACTGATAGTCGAGGCCGCGACGCCCATCACCCATGCCCAGGGGGTGAAGGTGCTGTTCGCCTCGCTGACCGGCGACATACTGCTCGACGCCCTGATGGGCGCGCTGTTCGCCATGATTTCCTATTCCAGCCTGGCGGCCGTCCTGCTCACCGCCACCCTGGCCGGTGCCGGCGTCATCAGCCTGCCGGTGGCCATCGGCCTGGTGATCGGCGCCAACATCGGCAGCGGCGTGCTGGCCTTTCTCAGCACCAACATGCAGAACGCCGCGGGCCGCCAAGTGGCCCTGGGCAGCCTGCTGTACAAACTGATCGGCCTGCTGCTGATCATCCCCGTGCTCGATCCGCTCGCCCGCTGGATGGACAGCCTGGATTTCAGCCCGCAGGAGGTGGTGATCGGCTTCCACCTGCTCTACAACACCCTGCGCTGCCTGATCCTGCTGCCAACGGTCGGACCTATGGCCAAAGTCTGCGCCTGGCTGCTCCCGGAGCGCCCGGAAACCAATGGCCGGGCCAAGCCTCGCCATCTCGATCCGACCGCCCTGGCCACTCCCAGCCTGGCCCTGGCCAACGCCGCCCGGGAAACCCTGCGCATTGGCGACCTGATCGACAGCATGCTCGAAGCCATGCTCGACGTGCTGCGCGGCAAGCAGACCGCGATCACCCAGGAAATGCGCAGCCTCAACGAAGATGTCGAGGTGCTCTACAGCGCGATCAAGCTCTACCTGGCGCAGATGCCTCGCGAAGACCTGGGCGAGCAGGACAGCCGGCGCTGGGCCGAGATCATCGAACTGGCGATCAACCTGAAACTGGCCAGCGACCTGATCGACCGCATGTTGCGCAAGGTCCAGCAACAGAAGACCGCGCAACGTCGCTCCTTCTCCGAAGTCGGCCTCGAAGAACTGGCCGGCCTGCACGAACAACTACTGGCCAACCTGCGCCTGGGGCTTTCGGTGTTTCTCAGCGCCGACCCGGAAAGCGCCCGCCAGCTGCTGCGGGAAAAACGCCGCTTCCGCGCCCAGGAACGTCGCCTGGCCCATGCCCATGTCAGCCGCCTGCAACGTAAAATCGTCCAGAGCATCGAGACCAGCTCGCTGCACCTGGAGCTGATCGCCGATATGAAACGCCTGAACTCACTGTTCTGCGGCAGCGCCTATGTGGTGCTGGGCACCTCCGAAACCGGCGCGCTCGCCGTGGACGATATGGCTGACATCACCCATTCACCCTGA
- a CDS encoding DUF2388 domain-containing protein has protein sequence MRSPLIAATLGLLLLADVAQAQTLVATSNIIVRAFGRTIDFTSDTTTSIRDSKIVRAAHDDAASFVASNGDIRGVQLEAAFDTLRDRVPEARDASDQVLAEAILAL, from the coding sequence ATGCGTAGCCCGCTGATTGCTGCCACCCTCGGCCTGTTGCTGTTGGCCGATGTCGCCCAGGCGCAAACCCTGGTAGCCACCAGTAACATCATCGTTCGAGCCTTTGGTCGTACCATCGATTTCACCTCGGACACCACCACCTCCATCCGCGACTCGAAAATCGTCCGTGCCGCTCATGACGATGCCGCCAGCTTCGTCGCCAGCAATGGCGATATCCGAGGCGTCCAGCTGGAAGCCGCTTTCGATACCTTGCGTGACCGCGTGCCGGAAGCCCGCGACGCCAGCGACCAGGTTCTCGCCGAAGCCATCCTCGCATTGTGA
- a CDS encoding GFA family protein yields MNLLHTGGCHCGQLRYQFSGPLRDIAHCHCSICRRVSGGLVTTWITLPRPAFQWLAGTPARYDSSPGCARYFCPSCGAHLALVTQLSPDSIDVTVATLDHPELAPADRHIWTDSRLPWLHLDEQLPGEAEETL; encoded by the coding sequence ATGAACCTGTTGCATACCGGAGGTTGCCACTGCGGCCAGTTGCGCTATCAGTTCAGCGGGCCGCTGCGCGATATCGCCCATTGTCACTGTTCGATCTGCCGCCGGGTCAGCGGTGGCCTGGTGACCACCTGGATCACCCTGCCCCGCCCGGCTTTCCAGTGGCTGGCCGGAACACCGGCGCGGTACGACTCTTCGCCCGGTTGCGCGCGGTATTTCTGCCCGAGTTGCGGCGCCCACCTGGCGCTGGTCACCCAACTGAGCCCGGACAGTATCGATGTGACGGTGGCGACCCTGGATCACCCGGAGCTGGCGCCGGCCGACCGGCATATCTGGACCGATAGCCGTTTGCCGTGGCTGCACCTGGATGAACAGTTGCCGGGCGAGGCCGAGGAAACTTTGTAA